The following coding sequences are from one Onychomys torridus chromosome 14, mOncTor1.1, whole genome shotgun sequence window:
- the Twist1 gene encoding twist-related protein 1, which yields MMQDVSSSPVSPADDSLSNSEEEPDRQQPASGKRGARKRRSSRRSAGGSAGPGGATGASVGGGDEPGSPAQGKRGKKSAGGGGGGGGGGAGGGGGSSSGGGSPQSYEELQTQRVMANVRERQRTQSLNEAFAALRKIIPTLPSDKLSKIQTLKLAARYIDFLYQVLQSDELDSKMASCSYVAHERLSYAFSVWRMEGAWSMSASH from the coding sequence ATGATGCAGGACGTGTCCAGCTCGCCAGTCTCGCCGGCCGATGACAGCCTGAGCAACAGCGAGGAGGAGCCGGACCGGCAGCAGCCGGCGAGCGGCAAGCGCGGGGCTCGCAAGCGGCGCAGCAGTCGGCGCAGCGCGGGCGGCAGCGCGGGGCCCGGCGGGGCCACGGGCGCGAGCGTCGGAGGCGGCGACGAGCCGGGCAGCCCGGCCCAGGGCAAGCGCGGCAAGAAATctgcgggcggcggcggcggcggcggcggcggcggcgcgggcggcggcggcggcagcagcagcggggGCGGGAGCCCGCAGTCCTACGAGGAGCTGCAGACGCAGCGGGTCATGGCCAACGTGCGGGAGCGCCAGCGCACGCAGTCGCTGAACGAGGCGTTCGCCGCGCTGCGCAAGATCATCCCCACGCTGCCCTCGGACAAGCTGAGCAAGATTCAGACCCTCAAACTGGCGGCCAGGTACATCGACTTTCTGTACCAGGTCCTGCAGAGCGACGAGCTGGACTCCAAGATGGCAAGCTGCAGCTATGTAGCCCACGAGCGGCTGAGCTACGCCTTCTCGGTCTGGAGGATGGAGGGGGCCTGGTCCATGTCTGCATCCCACTAG